In one window of Eretmochelys imbricata isolate rEreImb1 chromosome 21, rEreImb1.hap1, whole genome shotgun sequence DNA:
- the ARMC12 gene encoding armadillo repeat-containing protein 12, with protein sequence MVSAFAPEDPSEAGWRKPSGHLQDFAALHWCMLDLPQGIQRQDSARALGFKERSHSRTFREMEVGQSHTLLTQVLDPNAARQRGKKMEYLEMCTRKNMLSVATGAGAIYLLYKTIRAGLNSPSLSLEPVSIARLAIEPGNFAVKDSGELRKLLVSLSQKQDDYAKSMILHSITRCVYLLESEASACTYEDIRLVASALDDKDKGIKIQALNALKAFAGIRKFKIKIQEFVPKILELVTTIWDTELHIAGLRLLNGLPLPDHTHPLLRRMIPSLMEILQTGSTLTQVQVLKLLSNLAQKEDLLYDIMNCQVHSDFLNLFHASLPGNLLYEMLVFVEKLSEGRLTPQYQSVHWEYNELSLHEALFGEDSRLADRLLSLIIHPEEEVQIQACKVILSLQLCKEEEAKCSRQHVECSYFDEDDNP encoded by the exons ATGGTGTCAGCCTTCGCCCCGGAGGATCCCTCGGAGGCTGGATGGCGGAAACCCTCTGGCCATCTCCAGGATTTTGCTGCCCTCCACTGGTGCATGCTGGATCTGCCTCAAGGGATCCAACGGCAAGATTCGGCCAGGGCCCTTGGGTTCAAAGAACGCTCCCATTCCCGCACCTTTAGAGAGATGGAGGTGGGGCAGAGTCACACTCTCCTCACGCAGGTGCTGGATCCCA ATGCCGCCAGGCAGCGAGGCAAGAAGATGGAGTACTTAGAGATGTGCACCCGTAAAAACATGCTCAGTGTGGCCACAGGAGCCGGGGCCATCTATCTGCTTTACAAGACCATCCGAGCAGGACTGAACAGCCCCTCCTTAAGCCTGGAGCCTGTCAGCATAGCTA GACTCGCCATCGAGCCTGGGAATTTTGCTGTGAAAGATTCTGGGGAGCTGCGGAAGCTCCTGGTTTCCCTGAGCCAGAAGCAGGACGATTACGCCAAGAGCATGATATTACACAGCATCACCCGCTGCGTTTACCTACTGGAGTCGGAG gcctcagcctgtacctaTGAGGACATCAGACTGGTGGCCTCAGCCTTGGATGACAAAGATAAAGGCATCAAAATCCAGGCATTGAACGCCCTCAAGGCATTTGCTGGTATCCggaagtttaaaattaaaatccaG GAGTTCGTGCCCAAGATCCTGGAGCTGGTCACCACCATCTGGGACACGGAGCTGCACATTGCTGGGCTGAGGCTGCTGAATGGCTTGCCCTTGCCGGatcacacccacccactcttgaGACGGATGATACCTTCCTTGATGGAGATCCTGCAGACGGGGAGCACTTTGACCCAG GTGCAGGTGCTCAAGCTGCTGAGCAACCTGGCCCAGAAAGAAGACCTTCTGTATGACATCATGAACTGCCAG GTGCACTCTGACTTCCTCAACCTCTTCCACGCCTCGCTGCCCGGCAACCTGCTCTATGAGATGTTGGTGTTTGTGGAGAAGCTGAGCGAGGGGCGCCTGACCCCGCAGTACCAGTCGGTGCACTGGGAGTACAACGAGCTGTCCCTCCACGAGGCACTCTTCGGAGAGGACTCCCGCTTGGCCGACCGTCTGCTCTCCCTCATCATCCACCCAGAGGAGGAGGTGCAAATCCAGGCCTGCAAGGTCATCCTGAGCCTCCAGCTCTGCAAGGAGGAGGAGGCCAAATGCAGCAGGCAGCATGTCGAATGCTCCTACTTCGATGAGGATGACAACCCCTGA